A stretch of the Massilia varians genome encodes the following:
- the purB gene encoding adenylosuccinate lyase, which translates to MTSTVPSPAQSATLSALSPLDGRYASKTDKLRPILSEAGFMHHRVKVEIAWLQALSQAGFPEIKPFSSEANAHLERMAANFGDLEAARIKEIEAVTNHDVKAVEYWLKEQVKDVPELVAASEFIHFGCTSEDINNTSHGMMLKAARDGVLLPALQSIIAKLTEIAHANASLPMLSRTHGQTASPTTLGKEFANVVARLQRAVKRIADVEILGKMNGAVGNYNAHLSAYPGFDWPAFSKEVIEQRLGLVFNPYTIQIEPHDYMAEMFDAIARANTILLDLNRDIWTYVSLGYFKQKLRAGEIGSSTMPHKVNPIDFENSEGNLGLANAVLRHMAEKLPVSRMQRDLTDSTVLRNIGVGFGYALLAYDSCLRGLNKLEVNAARLEADLDASWEVLAEPVQTVMRRYGIENPYEQLKELTRGKGITREALQEFIGKLAIPQDAKDLLLQMTPANYTGLAAELAKAI; encoded by the coding sequence ATGACCTCTACCGTCCCCTCCCCTGCCCAATCGGCTACCCTGTCGGCCCTGTCCCCGCTGGACGGCCGCTACGCGTCGAAAACCGACAAGCTGCGCCCGATCCTGTCCGAAGCCGGCTTCATGCACCACCGCGTGAAGGTGGAAATCGCCTGGCTGCAGGCGCTGTCGCAGGCAGGCTTCCCGGAGATCAAGCCGTTCTCGAGCGAAGCGAACGCTCACCTCGAGCGCATGGCGGCGAACTTCGGCGACCTCGAGGCGGCGCGCATCAAGGAGATCGAGGCGGTCACCAACCACGACGTCAAGGCGGTCGAGTACTGGCTCAAGGAGCAGGTGAAGGACGTGCCCGAGCTGGTGGCGGCGAGCGAATTCATCCACTTCGGCTGCACCTCGGAAGACATCAACAACACCTCGCACGGCATGATGCTCAAGGCCGCGCGCGATGGCGTGCTGCTGCCGGCCCTGCAGTCCATCATCGCCAAGCTGACCGAGATCGCGCACGCCAATGCATCCCTGCCGATGCTGTCGCGCACCCATGGCCAGACCGCCAGCCCGACCACCCTCGGCAAGGAATTCGCCAACGTGGTCGCGCGTCTGCAGCGCGCCGTCAAGCGTATCGCCGACGTCGAGATCCTCGGCAAGATGAACGGCGCGGTCGGCAACTATAACGCCCACCTGTCGGCCTACCCGGGCTTCGACTGGCCGGCGTTTTCCAAAGAAGTCATCGAGCAGCGCCTCGGCCTGGTCTTCAACCCCTACACCATCCAGATCGAGCCGCACGACTACATGGCCGAGATGTTCGACGCCATCGCGCGCGCCAACACCATCCTGCTCGACCTGAACCGCGACATCTGGACCTACGTCTCGCTCGGCTACTTCAAGCAGAAGCTGCGGGCCGGCGAGATCGGTTCGTCGACCATGCCGCACAAGGTCAACCCGATCGACTTCGAGAACTCGGAGGGCAACCTGGGCCTGGCCAACGCGGTGCTGCGCCACATGGCCGAGAAGCTGCCGGTCTCGCGCATGCAGCGCGACCTGACCGATTCGACCGTGCTGCGCAACATCGGCGTGGGCTTCGGCTACGCGCTGCTGGCCTATGACAGCTGCCTGCGCGGCCTGAACAAGCTGGAAGTGAATGCGGCCCGCCTGGAAGCCGACCTGGACGCGAGCTGGGAAGTGCTGGCCGAGCCGGTGCAGACCGTGATGCGCCGCTACGGCATCGAGAACCCGTACGAGCAGCTCAAGGAACTCACCCGCGGCAAGGGCATCACCCGCGAAGCGCTGCAGGAATTCATCGGCAAGCTGGCGATCCCGCAGGACGCCAAGGACCTGCTGCTGCAGATGACGCCGGCGAACTACACCGGCCTGGCGGCCGAGCTGGCGAAAGCCATCTGA
- a CDS encoding TonB-dependent receptor plug domain-containing protein gives MNALSPLTCTPGPLKRVAAVCLGLAVALGAHAEEEPVRRADNLVDLSIEELANIPVMSVSKRPERLQDAAAAVFVITAEDIRRSGAATLPEVLRLAPNLHVARINGYSYSISARGMNQSGNSYSNKLLVLIDGRSVYTPLFSGVFWDAQEVLLEDVERIEVVSGPGGVLWGLNAVNGVINITTRSAGDTQGSLAALQAATDGATVSYRHGGTLDNGVAWRVFGKTTRREDSELASGAPVDDAYRRSLVGVRADWERGPDRFSLIGNAYRGRFDQPAPGEIAAPGVPATLGRVRSDGVNLSVRWERLLDDGASLMAQAYFDHTLRRTEPLFGERLYTTDLQFQHTLAAAGRHRVVWGANVRHSRDRVDNTATVAFLPARTTQQWASLFAQDEVTLGQDWYLTLGSRLEYNEYTGTEWLPSARLSWRLSPQHALWAAASRTVRAPSRLDVDAFLPGRPPYLLRGGAQVRGEVARVFELGYRGNPVPALAYSVTLFHHDYDYLRTTETNPAGFITFDSLMEGRSSGVEAWGSWQAAERWRLSAGWTAMHQKLRLKPGSRDQSATLVAKRDPAHTFQLRSIYGIDDRRDVEFTLRKVAGKSFPDVPSYTALDARFGWRIRPGLELALTGENLSGGHGEYGTILYRAEIERRLGVKLMWEY, from the coding sequence ATGAATGCCCTTTCACCGCTGACCTGCACCCCGGGACCGCTCAAACGCGTGGCCGCGGTCTGCCTCGGCCTGGCGGTCGCGCTCGGTGCGCATGCGGAAGAAGAGCCTGTCCGCCGCGCCGACAACCTGGTCGACCTGTCGATCGAAGAGCTGGCCAACATCCCGGTGATGTCGGTGTCCAAGCGTCCCGAGCGCCTGCAGGATGCCGCCGCCGCCGTGTTTGTCATTACCGCCGAGGACATCCGCCGCTCCGGCGCCGCCACCCTGCCGGAAGTGCTGCGCCTGGCCCCGAACCTGCATGTGGCGCGCATCAACGGCTACAGCTATTCGATCAGTGCGCGCGGCATGAACCAGAGCGGCAACAGCTATTCGAACAAGCTCCTGGTGCTGATCGACGGCCGTTCGGTGTATACGCCGCTGTTTTCCGGCGTGTTCTGGGATGCCCAGGAAGTTCTGCTCGAAGACGTCGAGCGCATCGAAGTGGTCAGCGGGCCGGGCGGGGTGCTGTGGGGCCTGAACGCGGTCAACGGCGTCATCAACATCACCACCCGCTCCGCAGGCGACACCCAGGGCAGCCTGGCGGCGCTGCAGGCCGCGACCGACGGCGCCACCGTCTCCTACCGCCACGGCGGCACGCTCGACAATGGCGTGGCCTGGCGCGTGTTCGGCAAGACCACCCGGCGCGAGGACAGCGAACTGGCCAGCGGCGCCCCGGTCGACGACGCCTACCGTCGCAGCCTGGTGGGCGTGCGCGCCGACTGGGAGCGCGGTCCGGATCGCTTCAGCCTGATCGGCAATGCCTACCGCGGACGCTTCGACCAGCCGGCGCCGGGCGAGATCGCCGCGCCCGGCGTGCCCGCCACCCTGGGGCGGGTGCGTTCGGACGGCGTCAACCTGAGCGTGCGCTGGGAGCGGCTGCTCGACGACGGCGCCAGCCTGATGGCGCAGGCGTATTTCGACCACACGCTGCGCCGCACCGAGCCGCTGTTCGGCGAACGTCTGTATACTACCGACCTGCAGTTCCAGCACACCCTGGCCGCCGCCGGCCGCCACCGTGTCGTCTGGGGCGCGAATGTCCGCCACAGCCGCGACCGCGTCGACAACACGGCCACCGTCGCCTTCCTGCCGGCGCGCACGACCCAGCAATGGGCCAGCCTGTTCGCGCAGGACGAGGTCACGCTGGGCCAGGACTGGTACCTGACCCTGGGCAGCCGCCTCGAGTACAACGAATACACCGGGACCGAATGGCTGCCGAGCGCGCGCCTGTCGTGGCGCCTGTCGCCCCAGCATGCGCTATGGGCGGCGGCCTCGCGTACCGTGCGCGCGCCTTCGCGTCTCGATGTCGACGCCTTCCTGCCGGGCCGCCCGCCCTATCTGCTGCGCGGCGGGGCGCAGGTGCGCGGCGAGGTGGCCCGGGTGTTCGAACTGGGCTACCGCGGCAACCCGGTGCCGGCGCTCGCCTATTCGGTGACCCTGTTCCACCACGATTACGACTACCTGCGCACCACCGAGACCAACCCGGCCGGCTTCATCACCTTCGACAGCCTGATGGAAGGGCGCTCGAGCGGCGTCGAGGCCTGGGGCAGCTGGCAGGCGGCCGAGCGCTGGCGCCTGTCGGCCGGCTGGACCGCCATGCACCAGAAGCTGCGCCTGAAGCCGGGCAGCCGCGACCAGAGCGCCACCCTGGTGGCCAAGCGCGACCCGGCGCATACCTTCCAGCTGCGCTCGATCTATGGCATCGACGACCGGCGCGACGTCGAGTTCACGCTGCGCAAGGTGGCGGGCAAGTCCTTCCCGGACGTGCCGTCCTACACGGCGCTCGACGCGCGCTTCGGCTGGCGCATCCGGCCGGGGCTGGAACTGGCGCTGACCGGCGAGAACCTCAGCGGCGGGCACGGGGAATACGGGACGATCTTGTACCGGGCCGAGATCGAGCGCCGGCTCGGGGTGAAGCTGATGTGGGAGTATTGA
- a CDS encoding cytochrome b, giving the protein MHRYTLPAIVLHWLLALLIIGTFTLGLVMTDIPGITPTKLKYFNWHKWAGVTVLLLAALRLLWRLFRHPPAYADAMPAWQRGVSHGLHWLLYVLMFAVPLSGYFYSLATGYPIVWFGVLELPVLMGPDPALKVILKDVHYWLNMLLALLVGLHVAAAFKHLLVDRDGVMARMLPFSIRKES; this is encoded by the coding sequence ATGCACCGCTATACCCTTCCGGCCATCGTCCTGCACTGGCTGCTTGCCCTCCTGATCATCGGGACCTTCACGCTCGGGCTGGTCATGACCGACATCCCGGGCATCACCCCGACCAAGCTGAAGTATTTCAACTGGCACAAATGGGCCGGCGTGACGGTGCTGCTGCTGGCCGCCCTGCGCCTGCTGTGGCGCCTGTTCCGCCATCCGCCGGCCTACGCCGACGCCATGCCGGCCTGGCAGCGCGGCGTTTCCCACGGCCTGCACTGGCTGCTGTACGTCCTGATGTTCGCGGTGCCCCTGTCCGGCTATTTCTACAGCCTGGCCACCGGCTATCCAATCGTCTGGTTCGGCGTGCTGGAACTGCCGGTGCTGATGGGGCCGGATCCGGCCCTGAAAGTCATCCTGAAGGATGTCCACTACTGGCTCAACATGCTGCTGGCGCTGCTCGTCGGCCTGCACGTGGCGGCCGCGTTCAAGCATCTGCTGGTCGACCGCGACGGCGTGATGGCGCGCATGCTGCCTTTTTCTATACGTAAGGAGTCTTGA
- a CDS encoding YceI family protein codes for MKPMKSLLLASVLASAVAIAAPLKTDPAKSSVTATFKQMGVPVEAKFKQFSAQIDYDAAKPAASKASVDIQTASLDLGDPDYNKEVAKKEWFNTAQFPKASFVSTAIAPAGAGKLNVSGKLTIKGRSANVSFPLSVRAEGGKQVFEGQLPIKRLAFNIGEGEWKDTSMVADEVVIKFRVTAGQ; via the coding sequence ATGAAACCCATGAAAAGCCTGCTGCTGGCCTCGGTGCTGGCCAGCGCCGTCGCCATCGCCGCGCCCCTGAAAACCGATCCTGCGAAAAGCAGCGTGACGGCCACCTTCAAACAGATGGGCGTGCCGGTCGAGGCGAAGTTCAAGCAGTTCAGCGCGCAGATCGACTACGACGCCGCCAAGCCGGCCGCGTCGAAAGCCAGCGTCGATATCCAGACCGCCAGCCTCGACCTGGGCGACCCGGACTACAACAAGGAAGTCGCCAAGAAGGAATGGTTCAACACGGCCCAGTTCCCGAAGGCGAGCTTCGTGTCGACCGCGATCGCGCCGGCCGGCGCGGGCAAGCTGAACGTGAGCGGCAAGCTCACCATCAAGGGCCGCAGCGCCAACGTCAGCTTCCCGCTGAGCGTCAGGGCGGAAGGCGGCAAACAGGTATTCGAAGGGCAGCTGCCGATCAAGCGGCTGGCCTTCAACATCGGCGAAGGCGAGTGGAAGGACACGAGCATGGTCGCCGATGAAGTTGTCATCAAGTTCCGCGTCACAGCGGGCCAGTAA
- a CDS encoding YceI family protein, protein MKIKHLIAALAASSTLGAGIAFAADTYKIEPNHTYPSFEADHMGISVWRGKFNKTDGTVTLDRAKKTGTLDITVYIDSIDFGHDKMNEHAKKPDIFDAAQFPTATFKSKSIKFTGDVPTSAEGELTLHGVTKPLTLTINKFKCIDHPMLKREVCGADVTGSFQRSDFGINFGLPKFSPEVKLAIQVEAVKQ, encoded by the coding sequence ATGAAAATCAAGCACCTGATCGCGGCCCTGGCCGCCTCGAGCACCCTCGGCGCCGGCATCGCCTTCGCGGCCGACACCTACAAGATCGAACCGAACCACACCTATCCGAGCTTCGAAGCCGACCACATGGGCATCTCGGTCTGGCGCGGCAAGTTCAACAAGACCGACGGCACCGTGACCCTGGACCGCGCAAAGAAAACCGGCACCCTCGACATCACCGTGTACATCGACAGCATCGACTTCGGCCACGACAAGATGAACGAGCACGCCAAGAAGCCGGACATCTTCGACGCCGCCCAATTCCCGACCGCGACCTTCAAGTCGAAGTCGATCAAGTTCACCGGCGACGTCCCGACCTCGGCCGAAGGCGAGCTGACCCTGCACGGCGTGACCAAGCCGCTGACCCTGACCATCAACAAGTTCAAGTGCATCGATCACCCGATGCTCAAGCGCGAAGTGTGCGGCGCCGACGTGACCGGCAGCTTCCAGCGCAGCGACTTCGGCATCAACTTCGGCCTGCCAAAGTTCTCGCCGGAAGTGAAGCTGGCGATCCAGGTGGAAGCGGTCAAGCAGTAA
- a CDS encoding GlsB/YeaQ/YmgE family stress response membrane protein, whose translation MLFIIWIVVGGILGWLASMVMKTDAEQGMILNVVVGIVGAFLGGWLLSPLFGTGTINSDDFSVSSLLVSFLGAVILLAIVNLLRRGRVR comes from the coding sequence ATGTTATTCATCATTTGGATCGTTGTCGGTGGCATTCTGGGCTGGCTGGCCAGCATGGTCATGAAAACCGACGCAGAACAAGGCATGATTCTCAACGTCGTGGTTGGTATCGTCGGCGCCTTCCTGGGCGGCTGGCTGCTGTCGCCGCTGTTCGGCACCGGCACCATCAACTCCGATGACTTCAGCGTCTCGTCGCTGCTGGTTTCGTTCCTGGGTGCTGTCATCCTGCTGGCGATCGTGAACCTGCTGCGTCGCGGCCGTGTTCGCTAA
- the cls gene encoding cardiolipin synthase has protein sequence MTLLSPKRFWTILVTAALTLVGGILALNFMPSETQIETRLTRQYDTNDPQFRRSLGVLLGPPILEGNKVEVLLNGDQIFPAMLDAIRAAEKTITFETYIYWSGSIGKEFTDALIERARAGVKVHVMLDFMGSLKLDLAQIDAMKQAGVQVQRYHKPVWWKLARLNNRTHRKLLVIDGKVGFTGGVGIADQWRGNAQDKDHWRDTHFRIEGPVVGQVQAVFNDNWTKATGTVLDGPDYFPALPQAGDMPAQMFSSSPTGGAESMHLMYLMAITSARKTIDLSAAYFVPDELTIRTLIEAAKRGVRVRILMPGEIIDSDLVKAASRERWGELLAAGVKLAEYQPTMYHVKALIVDNLLVSVGSTNFDNRSFSINDEANLNVLHEGFAREQTAIFEDDWRHASPVTKAEHRERPWWQRLSTGFASLFSAQL, from the coding sequence ATGACCCTACTATCACCCAAACGATTCTGGACCATCCTCGTCACGGCCGCGCTCACGCTGGTCGGCGGCATACTCGCGCTCAATTTCATGCCGAGCGAAACGCAGATCGAGACCCGCCTGACCCGCCAGTACGACACCAACGACCCGCAGTTCCGCCGCTCGCTCGGGGTCCTGCTCGGCCCACCCATCCTCGAAGGGAATAAAGTCGAGGTCCTGCTCAATGGCGACCAGATCTTCCCGGCCATGCTGGACGCGATCCGCGCGGCCGAAAAAACCATCACCTTCGAAACCTATATCTACTGGTCGGGCTCGATCGGCAAGGAATTCACCGATGCCCTGATCGAGCGCGCCCGCGCCGGCGTGAAAGTCCACGTGATGCTGGATTTCATGGGCAGCCTGAAGCTCGACCTGGCGCAGATCGACGCCATGAAACAGGCGGGCGTACAGGTACAGCGCTACCACAAGCCGGTGTGGTGGAAGCTGGCGCGCCTGAACAACCGTACCCACCGGAAACTGTTGGTCATCGACGGCAAGGTCGGCTTCACCGGCGGGGTCGGGATCGCCGACCAGTGGCGCGGCAATGCCCAGGATAAGGACCACTGGCGCGACACCCATTTCCGCATTGAAGGACCGGTGGTCGGCCAGGTGCAGGCCGTGTTCAACGACAACTGGACCAAGGCCACCGGCACCGTGCTCGACGGCCCCGATTACTTCCCGGCCCTGCCGCAGGCCGGCGACATGCCGGCCCAGATGTTTTCCAGTTCGCCGACCGGCGGCGCCGAGTCGATGCACCTGATGTACCTGATGGCGATCACCTCGGCGCGCAAGACCATCGACCTGTCGGCCGCCTATTTCGTGCCCGACGAGCTCACCATCCGCACCCTGATCGAGGCGGCAAAACGCGGCGTGCGCGTGCGCATCCTGATGCCGGGCGAGATCATCGATTCGGACCTGGTCAAGGCGGCCTCGCGCGAGCGCTGGGGCGAGTTGCTGGCCGCGGGCGTGAAACTGGCCGAATACCAGCCCACCATGTACCACGTGAAGGCGCTGATCGTTGACAATCTGCTGGTGTCGGTCGGCTCGACCAACTTCGACAACCGCTCGTTCAGCATCAACGATGAAGCCAACCTCAACGTTCTGCACGAAGGCTTCGCACGCGAGCAGACCGCCATCTTCGAGGACGACTGGCGACACGCCAGCCCGGTGACCAAGGCGGAACACCGCGAACGGCCATGGTGGCAGCGCCTGAGCACCGGCTTCGCCTCGCTGTTCAGCGCCCAGTTGTAG